DNA sequence from the Pedobacter schmidteae genome:
TTTTCAGCTCGGAAGGGGGCTTTAAAGATGCACTAAGTGGGGTATATATCCAGATGAAGGGTACCGCTGCATATGGTGAGGCGCTCACCATGACCACTGTTGAGCAGCTGATTTCGAACTGGGACGTAACCAATGGCAGTACAGAACAAAAAATTGGGGCTTACGATTACAATGATACCGGGGTTCAGGGTAGAATGTCGGCTATTTTTGCGCAGGCCTATGCTACCACTGCGGGTATCAATGCGATCCTCGGGCAAATTGACCAGCGACGGGATGTATTCAAAACCCCCGGAATGTACGAGCAGATTAAAGGCGAATGCCTGGCATTGCGTGCCTATTGTCTTTTTGATGTTTTACGTTTATTTGGCCCCGTACCGGCAAATGCCGGTAACGGTCTCATACTGCCATATCCGGTTAGTATTTCAAAATCTCCAAACCAGTTGATTTCTTATAATGATTTCAAGTCACAGTTGCTGAGCGACCTGTCGGCCGCTGTAGCGTTGTTGCAAAACGATCCGATCAGAAGCTATTCTTTGGACCAGCTGGGCAAACCCGGAACTGCACCCTTTATTCCTGCAGATAATTTTATGGCCTACCGGTACCTGAAAATGAACTATTATGCGGTTAAGGCTGTGCAAGCCAGAATGTACCTTTGGTTCAACGACCAGGGCAATGCTTATGCCTGTGCAAAGGAGGTGATCGATGCAAAAAACGGAGACGGTACGGTTAAATTCAAACTGGGACTTGCTGCCGATATGACGGCGAAAGACTATGCCCTGACAGCAGAGCAGATTTTTGGTTTATATGACTGGGACCTTTATGATCGCTACACAAAAATTTACGGTACCGGGCTTTTAAAAAAAGGCAGTAATGAAACCATGGTGAAAACCCAGTTGTACGGCAATACCGGAACAGACATCCGTGAAACCAGTCTTTGGAGTTTGGTTACCCAGTTTAACCAGTCAAAAACTTATATCATCAATAAATACCAGGTCAGTCAGGCACAGTCCAGCATTCAGCTTGATTTTAAAAGGATACCGATGTTGCGTATCAGTGAACTTTACCTGATTGCCATTGAAACGGCACCTGCTGCAGAAGCACAGACTTTATGGAACGCCTATCGCCTGGCAAGAAATATTGTAAGTACGCCGCTGCCTACAGGAACTGCACCCTTGCAGGCAATACTGATGCCGGAATACAGGAAAGAGTTTTTTGCCGAAGGGCAGGCTTTCTTTATGTACAAACGTATGAATGCAGGAGCCCCGAACGTATTATGGACCCCTACAGGTGTTAGCATCAACTATGTTGTTCCGCTGCCACAGGGCGAATTGGTAAAAACTTATTAACCGGTAAAACTATGTATCCTTTAAAATATTTTATGGTGCTGGCATGCGCTGCTGCACTTTTTACATCCTGTAAAAATGACAATTACCTGCTTTATGAAACGGAATCACGTATACAGTTCGGACCCGAAAGGTCTAAAATATACCAGTCGTCTTATAACCTGGCTGATACACTGAAACCTTATTCTTTCGCCTATACAGATGCTGTACAGGATACGGTCTTTTTTGACATCTATGCCATAGGCAAGGTTTCGGCGAAGGACCGGGCCGTCAAGCTGGAGCAGGTACAGGTAAGTGGACAGGAAAATGCCATTCCGGGGACGCATTATCAGGATTTTTCCAACCCTTCTGTGGCCGGTAGATATATAATTAAAGCCGAGGAAAGTCACACCCGGGTACCTGTTGTGTTGTTACGCGATGCTTCCCTGAAAACGAAAACGGTGATGTTAAAGATTAGCGTGGCTAACAATGAGGCGTTTAGGGTAGGAGAGCCGGCATATGCCTGGCGCAAAATAGAATTGACGGACCGGCTAAGCCGGCCTGCTGCGTGGACAGACTTCATGACTTCCACCTATTTTGGAAAGTACAGCGTTACCAAACATCGCTTTATGATAGAACAGACTGGCGAACGCTGGGATCAGGATTTTATGAAGGAAATCTTACAAAGAGGCTCCACATCGCTAATTTACTGGCAGGGCGTCCTGAAAACTGCAGTTACCAATTATAATAATGCTCATCCCGGCAGCCCGCTGAAAGATGAGTTTAATGAGCTGGTTATTATTCCTTAACAAAAAACAGAAACATGAAACCAATACATATATTGATACTCTCCCTGCTTGTTATTTCAAGCACTTCCTGTTATAAGGACAAGGGTAATTATGACTATACGCCACTGGAGAAAATTACGATCAGCGGCATCAACAGTTCCTATGAACGGCTGTCGATGGATGAAAAAATTACGATCAGTCCAACGGTGAGTTCCACTTTACCTGATGCTGATTTTGAATATACCTGGGGTATTTATGATCCTAATGTATCGCTGGTCAAGCCGGCACAAAAAATGGATACCATCGGAAGGGATTTAAAGCTGGATTACCGGGTGATCCAGGATGCCAGGCCCTGGATACTGTATTTTGCAGCTAAAAATAAAAAAACAGGACTTACTACCAGCACGACTGCGGCATTAAACGTAGTGACACAATTTACCACCGGCTGGTATGTGGCAAAAGATGAAGCGGATAAAACAGATATCGATTTTTTTACCGTTTCGGCAACCGAAAATGTACCGCAGAAGAGGTTAAGCAATATTTTTAGTGAAAGAAACGGACGCAAACTGGACGGAAAGGCCGGAAGCTTTTGTTTCGTTACCAATTTTCAGAGTCCAGAAAATGGTGCTATGGTGGATACAAAGGCACTTTTTTTAACCTCAGAACGCGACGTCACTGTTACAGGTATCAATACGTTAAGGGAGCTCAGCAACTTTAACAGCTTATTTTATGCAGCTCCGGGAGTTAAGAAACCAGAGTTTGTTACCCTCGGTTCACTGGCCTATTACTTTCTTAATGATGGTAAGATCTACAGCAATTATTCGTTTTCGGTAAATGAAGGGAAATTTGCAGCAGCGCAGCTACGTGACAACGAAAATACACCCTACCATTTGAGTAAGTACTTTATTACTGGTAGTTCGGCAAAGCCTTATTTCTTTGATGAGATGAGCTGCTCTTTTTTATCTACTTCGCCTACCAGCACGGTAATGACCCCGCTTGTTGATGGTAAAGACTCTAAGATGAGTGCCAATAACAACAATAAAAAACTGATTTATATGGCGCAGAAAACGCAAAGCCCGTATACCGGCTATGCGATTCTTCAGGATAAAACAGATGCCAGCATGAAGCACCTGGTAGCTATAACAGGTGTCACAGCCTCACCAACGGCAATTAATATGGTGCCACAGCTGTTAAGTCCTTCAGATAAAATCTA
Encoded proteins:
- a CDS encoding RagB/SusD family nutrient uptake outer membrane protein, whose translation is MNRIKYLLIGLLACFSLGSCKKFLTVNPKTDITQDDFFSSEGGFKDALSGVYIQMKGTAAYGEALTMTTVEQLISNWDVTNGSTEQKIGAYDYNDTGVQGRMSAIFAQAYATTAGINAILGQIDQRRDVFKTPGMYEQIKGECLALRAYCLFDVLRLFGPVPANAGNGLILPYPVSISKSPNQLISYNDFKSQLLSDLSAAVALLQNDPIRSYSLDQLGKPGTAPFIPADNFMAYRYLKMNYYAVKAVQARMYLWFNDQGNAYACAKEVIDAKNGDGTVKFKLGLAADMTAKDYALTAEQIFGLYDWDLYDRYTKIYGTGLLKKGSNETMVKTQLYGNTGTDIRETSLWSLVTQFNQSKTYIINKYQVSQAQSSIQLDFKRIPMLRISELYLIAIETAPAAEAQTLWNAYRLARNIVSTPLPTGTAPLQAILMPEYRKEFFAEGQAFFMYKRMNAGAPNVLWTPTGVSINYVVPLPQGELVKTY
- a CDS encoding PKD-like family lipoprotein, encoding MKPIHILILSLLVISSTSCYKDKGNYDYTPLEKITISGINSSYERLSMDEKITISPTVSSTLPDADFEYTWGIYDPNVSLVKPAQKMDTIGRDLKLDYRVIQDARPWILYFAAKNKKTGLTTSTTAALNVVTQFTTGWYVAKDEADKTDIDFFTVSATENVPQKRLSNIFSERNGRKLDGKAGSFCFVTNFQSPENGAMVDTKALFLTSERDVTVTGINTLRELSNFNSLFYAAPGVKKPEFVTLGSLAYYFLNDGKIYSNYSFSVNEGKFAAAQLRDNENTPYHLSKYFITGSSAKPYFFDEMSCSFLSTSPTSTVMTPLVDGKDSKMSANNNNKKLIYMAQKTQSPYTGYAILQDKTDASMKHLVAITGVTASPTAINMVPQLLSPSDKIYNATKYALNDSDEDIIYFVTGNQVWSRNLSNKLEILQYTAPADEEITFIRHRKYTKAPYTYNFVMIGTKKGGDYKIRMFSKSSGNLSANPVITLEGQGSASDAIFITPSVANNTYQPSL
- a CDS encoding DUF4843 domain-containing protein; translated protein: MYPLKYFMVLACAAALFTSCKNDNYLLYETESRIQFGPERSKIYQSSYNLADTLKPYSFAYTDAVQDTVFFDIYAIGKVSAKDRAVKLEQVQVSGQENAIPGTHYQDFSNPSVAGRYIIKAEESHTRVPVVLLRDASLKTKTVMLKISVANNEAFRVGEPAYAWRKIELTDRLSRPAAWTDFMTSTYFGKYSVTKHRFMIEQTGERWDQDFMKEILQRGSTSLIYWQGVLKTAVTNYNNAHPGSPLKDEFNELVIIP